The Paramisgurnus dabryanus chromosome 3, PD_genome_1.1, whole genome shotgun sequence genome includes a window with the following:
- the xpo6 gene encoding exportin-6 — MASEESSLRALESLMTEFFHNCTTNDRKREIEELLNSFAGQSGSWRHCLYFLSNSRNEYVMMYSLTVFENLVNKMWVGVASEDKAELRSCLPKLLLSQHALLPFFIRNKLCKVIVDIGRQDWPMFYHDFFSNTLQLIQSPSLAPLGLVLLKMTSEELVCPREDLSVARKEELKKLLSDQIPTVLNLLTGILESVWGKHSVTVTTPPPSPNSRESGILSGDRAAMILDSESGSLCLLALECLAHLFSWIPLSSSITPSLLASIFHFARFGCQQPIKTKHLPTSNGGSVHGRLPANGDDGHCRTGQMVGHAERARLGVMAMNCINELMCKNCVPVDFEEFLLRMFQQTFYLLQRLTNTHSHGNTHTIKNRLQELDESYVEKFTDFLRLFVSVHLRRIESNAQFPLVEFLALLFKYTFNQPSHEGYLACLDIWSIFLDYLTTKIRSRLADRDSVINRYKDALVLLLREVLNRIQFRLNQSELEELDDETLDDDKQTEWQRYLRQSLEVVAKVMELLPSQTFSVLFPVLQDDLDIYLGLQQFIVTSGTSRRLNITAEADCRRLHCALRDLSSLLQAVGRLAEFFTGDVFSGRFNDALAIVQRLVEVSCYGSQISLYDVEMAVPSVLKPDLIDVHAQSLAALQAYSHWLAQFCSEVQRQDQTQFVDLITSSMAATTPLINSKVPEKLLISACHLLVSMATTVRPVFLVSLPAVQNIFNLITENHNHRLPQEAHILVCRALSNMLLLPWPSLPEAEQQWSSRSSNHARLISSLTQQYRLLPRPPNHHHTSKAVIEQTVCVLRDLVDSISGEATKSRQICYHSLQESVQVTLALFPLFIQQPDVTDEMLSFFLTLFQALRVQMGVAFTEQIIQTFLSMFTREQLAISILQEGSSGSNVVQKFLKILQVVVQEPGQSFKPLLPSILSLCLDQVYPIVAERSCPDVKAELFELLFQILHQNWRFFFKTSVLSSVQRTGAEEHMENQSQFTAAMQAFGQSFLQPDIHIFKQNLSYLEVLNSKHKLYHRKLFRSAMLFHFTNVLLQVLLHKSHDLLQDDITLALYNMAAVDFQAFYSSFLPEFLNGCQGLDPHQRTTLARNFTPERDLPSFSQGVYRLVNDLRFYRLCNGSLPPGTLKL, encoded by the exons GCGTCAGAGGAGTCCTCCTTGCGGGCCCTGGAAAGTCTTATGACCGAGTTTTTTCATAACTGCACCACCAATGATCGCAAGAGAGAGATCG AAGAGCTGCTGAACAGTTTTGCGGGGCAGTCTGGATCCTGGAGACACTGCCTCTACTTTCTCTCCAACAGCCGAAATGAATACGTCATGATGTATAGTCTTACTGTGTTTGAg AATCTGGTTAATAAGATGTGGGTTGGTGTGGCCAGTGAAGACAAAGCAGAACTGCGTAGCTGTCTGCCCAAGCTTTTGctatcccagcatgcactgctgCCTTTCTTCATCAGAAACAAACTCTGCAAAGTCATCGTCGACATCGGACGACAGGATTGGCCGATGTTCTACCATGATTTCTTCAGCAACACCTTGCAG TTGATACAGTCACCATCTCTAGCTCCGCTGGGTTTGGTTTTGCTAAAGATGACCTCAGAAGAGTTGGTCTGTCCGAGGGAAGACTTGAGCGTCGCTCGGAAAGAAGAGCTCAAGAAACTTCTGTCAGATCAAATACCCACCGTACTGAATCTCCTGACTG GTATACTGGAGTCAGTATGGGGCAAGCACAGTGTTACGGTCACAACCCCACCTCCATCTCCCAACTCTAGAGAGTCAG GTATTTTGTCGGGCGACAGAGCAGCGATGATCCTTGATTCTGAAAGCGGCTCTCTATGTCTGCTAGCACTGGAATGTCTGGCACATCTTTTCAGCTGGATTCCCCTTTCCTCTTCCATCACTCCATCCCTCCTAGCGTCCATCTTTCATTTCGCTCGCTTCGGATGCCAGCAGCCAATCAAAACCAAACATCTGCCAACTTCGAACGGGGGCTCCGTCCACGGACGTCTCCCAGCCAACGGTGACGATGGACACTGCAGGACCGGTCAGATGGTCGGCCACGCCGAACGCGCCCGACTGGGCGTCATGGCCATGAACTGCATTAATGAGCTGATGTGCAAAAACTGTGTCCCCGTGGACTTTGAGGAGTTTTTGCTCCGTATGTTTCAACAGACGTTCTACCTGCTACAGAgactcacaaacacacattcgCACGGCAACACGCACACGATCAAAAACCGGCTTCAGGAACTAGATGAAAG CTATGTGGAAAAGTTCACAGATTTCCTCCGACTGTTTGTTAGTGTTCACCTGCGGAGGATTGAATCTAACGCCCAGTTTCCCTTAGTGGAGTTTTTAGCTTTGCTCTTCAAATACACTTTTAACCAG CCGAGTCACGAGGGTTACCTGGCCTGTCTTGACATCTGGAGTATATTCCTGGACTACCTTACCACAAAGATCAGAAGCCGATTGGCTGACAGAGACAGCGTCATTAACAG GTATAAAGATGCTCTTGTTCTGCTGTTGCGAGAAGTTCTCAACAGGATTCAGTTCAGATTAAACCAGAGTGAACTTGAGGAACTGGACGACGAAACGCTCGATGATGAC AAACAGACGGAGTGGCAGCGATACTTGCGTCAGAGCTTGGAAGTGGTTGCCAAGGTGATGGAGCTGCTGCCATCTCAGACCTTTTCTGTCCTG TTTCCAGTTCTCCAGGATGATCTCGACATTTATCTCGGACTTCAGCAGTTCATTGTTACATCTGGAACAA GTCGCAGGCTGAACATCACAGCCGAGGCCGACTGCAGACGTCTGCATTGTGCTTTGAGAGATCTCAGCTCCCTGCTGCAGGCTGTGGGACGTCTGGCTGAGTTCTTCACCGGTGATGTTTTTAGCGGTCGCTTTAATGACGCTCTTGCTATTGTGCAGAG actGGTGGAAGTGTCGTGTTACGGTTCTCAGATCAGCCTGTACGATGTCGAAATGGCCGTGCCGTCAGTTCTCAAACCCGACCTGATAGACGT CCACGCACAGTCATTGGCTGCTCTGCAGGCGTATTCTCATTGGCTGGCTCAGTTTTGCAGCGAGGTGCAGCGTCAAGATCAAACGCAATTTGTTGATCTCATCACGTCAAGTATGGCCGCCACAACACCTCTTATCAATTCCAAg GTACCAGAGAAGTTATTGATATCTGCGTGCCATCTCCTGGTCTCAATGGCGACCACCGTCCGGCCGGTGTTTCTGGTGTCATTACCTGCCGTGCAAAATATCTTCAATCTGATCACAGAGAATCATAACCACAGATTACCTCAGGAG GCTCACATCCTCGTGTGTCGGGCTCTGTCAAACATGTTACTGCTGCCTTGGCCCAGTCTACCAGAGGCGGAGCAACAGTGGTCGAGCCGCTCCTCCAATCACGCGCGACTTATCAGCAGTCTCACTCAGCAGTACCGCCTCCTGCCCCGCCCACCCAACCATCACCACACAA GTAAAGCTGTGATCGAGcagactgtgtgtgttttgaggGATCTGGTGGACAGTATATCAGGGGAAGCCACCAAGTCACGTCAGATCTGTTACCACAGCTTGCAGGAGTCTGTACAGGTGACGCTGGCTCTGTTTCCACTCTTCATCCAGCAGCCAG ATGTGACTGATGAAATGCTCAGTTTCTTCCTCACGCTGTTTCAAGCGCTGCGTGTGCAGATGGGCGTGGCTTTCACCGAGCAGATTATCCAGACCTTCCTCAGCATGTTTACCAG AGAGCAGTTGGCCATCAGCATATTGCAGGAGGGAAGCTCGGGCTCCAACGTGGTTCAGAAATTCCTCAAGATTTTGCAG GTTGTTGTTCAGGAGCCTGGGCAAAGCTTCAAACCTTTATTACCCAGCATTCTCAGCCTTTGCTTGGATCAGGTTTACCCAATAGTTGCAGAG CGTTCCTGTCCAGATGTAAAAGCTGAGCTGTTTGAGCTTCTTTTCCAAATTCTTCATCAGAACTGGAGGTTCTTCTTCAAGACTTCGGTGCTGAGCAGTGTCCAAAGAACCGGAGCCGAGGAACACATGGAGAACCAATCGCAGTTCACCGCTGCCATGCAG GCGTTTGGTCAGTCATTCCTGCAGCCAGATATTCACATCTTCAAACAAAACTTGAGCTACCTGGAGGTTttgaacagcaaacacaagctGTATCACAGG